From one Bacteroides eggerthii genomic stretch:
- a CDS encoding RagB/SusD family nutrient uptake outer membrane protein, whose protein sequence is MKNKLIYALCALITVGFASCELTENPDSKYEKDTYFTTEEKARMAVVSIYDCLETGKYYGQYAMACFGSDDIFMIKGVGSDGTRRDISHYKCSASNTWLTTIWQYAYQGIDRANLAITNIEKMVGYEENEILKELVAQAKFLRAFITFDLIKFWGDVPFTTEPTSGYDMTSKPRTDRELIYDQIINDLDFAKTHLKPGNDMASSEIPCQGAARALLMRIYLQRAGYSLDRKTRTLTRPSDTERKTYFEAVIKEWKTFKTENYHNFYNGGYEQLFKNYSQLVLNNQESLWEIAFEPNQGEADNSGAWATWMGPEVDAPGKYSGTSNYMGRANGYIIVLPYWKSFYESNANNTSKDIRRDVNFVDYFYKWDKNSEMHYKSYTCDEIAKSLRRYPGKWRREWMALGFVNPNNTGVNYCPLRYADVVLMAAEAYNETGNTPEAWNLLNDVRRRAKATPINNSNYASLLKAPKVYDLPFIADGDDAGKFRTALYWERAFELCYEGQRKYDLLRWGILGDALRATQSYLETWQPGPEEHIDQGTLDTWNPVTWASSNYVAGHTFVDGKHELYPIPLAEIQSNAALENQNNPGYD, encoded by the coding sequence ATGAAAAATAAACTGATATATGCGCTTTGCGCACTGATAACAGTAGGATTCGCTTCTTGTGAACTTACGGAAAATCCTGATTCAAAATATGAAAAGGATACTTATTTTACCACAGAGGAGAAAGCCCGAATGGCAGTAGTGAGTATATACGACTGTTTGGAAACAGGCAAGTATTATGGACAATATGCAATGGCCTGCTTTGGTTCTGATGATATTTTTATGATAAAGGGAGTGGGATCCGATGGTACCCGGCGAGATATTTCCCATTATAAGTGTTCCGCATCCAATACCTGGCTTACTACGATTTGGCAATATGCCTATCAGGGAATTGATCGTGCCAATTTGGCTATAACCAACATTGAAAAAATGGTAGGGTACGAGGAGAACGAGATTTTGAAAGAACTGGTGGCACAAGCCAAATTTCTTCGTGCTTTCATTACTTTTGATTTGATCAAATTTTGGGGAGACGTACCTTTTACTACGGAACCTACCAGTGGTTATGACATGACCTCAAAACCCCGTACCGATCGTGAACTAATTTATGATCAGATCATTAATGATTTAGATTTTGCCAAAACACATCTGAAGCCAGGAAACGATATGGCTTCCTCTGAAATCCCCTGTCAGGGTGCAGCCCGTGCATTATTAATGCGTATCTATCTTCAGCGGGCAGGATATAGTTTAGATCGTAAGACTCGTACATTAACTCGTCCGTCAGATACCGAACGCAAAACTTATTTTGAGGCAGTAATAAAAGAATGGAAAACTTTTAAAACAGAGAATTATCACAATTTCTATAATGGTGGATATGAGCAGCTCTTTAAAAACTATTCTCAATTGGTATTAAACAATCAGGAAAGTTTGTGGGAGATTGCATTTGAACCAAACCAAGGGGAAGCCGATAACTCAGGTGCATGGGCAACGTGGATGGGACCCGAAGTAGATGCGCCCGGAAAGTATTCCGGAACAAGCAACTATATGGGGCGTGCCAACGGTTATATTATAGTATTGCCGTATTGGAAATCCTTTTATGAGTCTAATGCAAACAATACTTCCAAAGATATACGTCGTGATGTAAATTTTGTGGATTATTTCTATAAATGGGATAAAAATTCTGAAATGCACTATAAATCATATACATGCGATGAAATAGCAAAAAGTTTGAGAAGATATCCTGGTAAATGGCGCAGAGAATGGATGGCGCTTGGATTTGTCAACCCTAACAACACTGGTGTCAATTACTGTCCGCTACGTTATGCTGATGTGGTGTTAATGGCAGCCGAGGCCTATAACGAAACCGGAAACACACCGGAAGCCTGGAATTTATTGAATGATGTACGTAGACGTGCTAAAGCGACACCCATCAACAATTCAAACTATGCAAGTTTGCTTAAAGCCCCCAAAGTATATGATTTACCATTCATAGCGGATGGGGATGACGCCGGAAAATTCCGTACTGCTCTCTATTGGGAACGCGCTTTTGAACTCTGTTATGAAGGTCAACGTAAATATGACTTACTACGTTGGGGCATTCTGGGTGATGCACTAAGGGCTACCCAGTCATATCTTGAAACTTGGCAACCAGGGCCGGAAGAACATATTGATCAAGGTACATTAGACACTTGGAATCCAGTTACTTGGGCCTCAAGCAACTATGTAGCTGGACATACTTTTGTGGATGGCAAACATGAACTGTATCCTATTCCTTTGGCAGAAATACAGTCCAATGCTGCATTAGAAAATCAGAACAACCCTGGCTATGACTAA
- a CDS encoding sulfatase-like hydrolase/transferase, whose amino-acid sequence MPYLLDFWTAFLLIYLFTFMKNVLHSYFTQKMGIKIGISILGYTIGGTIDLIAQNAKQENCRPNIVLIISDEHNGNIMGCMGDPYIHTPNLDALAENGILFKSHYCASPISGPSRQSLTTGKYVSHHNVWGNTVGCPNDITSLPRIMQQQGYETVLTGGMKYNGLNYGWNSYKANDGYKIAYDKKKKAGTDIAQKRERIKAGVFVNNKEDIGKEFTPMGATDMNLFTDIQRSQDAIAYIKNRAHVKQPFFLLVGLMAPHYPLQATQELVDKYKDKIPMPKIPKGYIENLPLNYKHLRNTRKLENVPKEIVKKARECYYARVEWADSQIGKIIKTINESPMADNTIIIYTSDHGENLGEHGLWWKNCLYDCSAKVPLIISNPKRWKGKQTRSKNTESVDLVQTIADLGGTKVPNDWDGESMLPLLEDSTYNWKDFAICEYYAGYIASGITMYRQGKWKYVYHARMDENHGPEIELYDMDNDPEELTNLARDNQYKMLIQDLHQELICKLGEDPELIEKRYRAGAIPEAPLGIKSE is encoded by the coding sequence ATGCCATATCTATTAGACTTTTGGACAGCCTTTTTATTAATTTATCTTTTTACCTTTATGAAAAATGTCTTACATTCTTATTTTACCCAAAAGATGGGTATAAAGATTGGCATAAGTATTCTAGGATATACAATCGGAGGAACTATCGATCTTATTGCCCAAAACGCGAAACAGGAAAACTGCCGTCCCAACATAGTATTAATAATTTCGGATGAACATAATGGAAATATAATGGGATGTATGGGGGATCCGTATATACATACTCCTAATTTAGATGCGTTGGCTGAAAACGGTATACTGTTTAAATCTCATTATTGTGCTTCACCGATTTCCGGTCCGTCACGCCAATCTCTTACTACTGGAAAATATGTATCACATCATAATGTGTGGGGGAATACGGTCGGATGTCCTAATGATATTACGTCATTACCTCGCATCATGCAACAGCAAGGTTATGAAACCGTATTAACTGGAGGTATGAAATATAACGGATTGAATTATGGATGGAACTCATATAAAGCAAACGACGGATATAAAATAGCATATGATAAGAAAAAAAAGGCGGGCACTGACATAGCCCAAAAACGTGAACGTATAAAGGCCGGAGTATTTGTGAATAACAAGGAAGATATAGGCAAAGAGTTTACTCCAATGGGAGCTACTGACATGAATTTATTTACAGACATACAAAGAAGCCAGGATGCAATAGCATACATAAAGAATAGAGCTCATGTAAAACAACCTTTTTTCTTACTTGTCGGATTGATGGCTCCGCATTATCCGTTGCAAGCTACGCAGGAACTGGTTGATAAATATAAAGATAAAATTCCTATGCCCAAAATTCCCAAAGGATATATAGAAAACTTACCACTAAACTATAAGCACTTAAGAAACACGCGTAAGCTTGAGAATGTACCAAAAGAGATTGTCAAAAAAGCAAGAGAATGCTACTATGCACGCGTAGAATGGGCAGATAGCCAAATCGGTAAGATTATCAAAACAATAAACGAATCTCCAATGGCAGATAACACAATCATAATATATACAAGTGACCATGGGGAAAATCTGGGAGAACATGGTCTTTGGTGGAAAAACTGTCTATATGATTGTTCTGCCAAAGTTCCATTAATCATTAGTAACCCTAAACGTTGGAAAGGAAAACAAACAAGAAGCAAAAACACAGAATCAGTAGATTTGGTTCAGACAATAGCCGATTTAGGGGGTACAAAAGTGCCAAACGATTGGGACGGCGAGTCCATGTTACCTCTTTTAGAGGACTCAACCTATAACTGGAAAGACTTTGCAATCTGTGAATATTACGCAGGTTATATAGCTTCCGGAATAACGATGTATCGCCAAGGTAAATGGAAGTATGTCTATCATGCAAGAATGGATGAAAACCATGGTCCGGAAATCGAATTATACGATATGGATAATGACCCAGAAGAGTTAACCAATTTGGCTCGGGATAATCAATACAAGATGCTAATCCAGGATTTACATCAAGAACTAATATGTAAATTAGGAGAAGACCCTGAGCTGATTGAAAAACGATATCGGGCAGGTGCTATCCCTGAAGCTCCTCTAGGAATAAAATCAGAATAA